A portion of the Fusobacterium nucleatum genome contains these proteins:
- a CDS encoding MarR family winged helix-turn-helix transcriptional regulator: MQRLGGFLITKLKQLHSRSLAQCISEQGIDAFSGEQGKILFVLWQKDKVTQKELASETGLAKNTITVMLEKMEKNNLIRRITDENDKRKSLVILTDHAKSLKKCSDKISDEMTKKMYEGFSEEEIDKFEEYLHRIIKNFEEKRKVISDDKSIDKIIDRKF; encoded by the coding sequence ATGCAAAGATTAGGTGGATTTCTAATAACAAAATTAAAACAATTACATAGCAGATCACTAGCACAGTGTATAAGTGAACAAGGCATAGATGCTTTTAGTGGAGAGCAAGGAAAGATTTTATTTGTACTTTGGCAAAAAGATAAAGTTACTCAAAAAGAATTAGCAAGTGAAACAGGTTTAGCTAAGAATACAATTACAGTTATGCTTGAAAAAATGGAAAAAAATAATTTAATAAGAAGAATAACAGATGAAAATGATAAAAGAAAATCATTGGTAATTTTGACAGATCATGCAAAGTCTTTAAAAAAATGCTCTGATAAAATTTCAGATGAAATGACCAAAAAGATGTATGAAGGTTTTAGTGAAGAAGAGATAGATAAATTTGAAGAATACTTACATAGAATTATCAAGAATTTTGAAGAAAAAAGGAAGGTGATAAGTGATGATAAATCAATTGATAAAATTATTGACAGAAAATTTTAA